The following proteins are co-located in the Phocoena phocoena chromosome 1, mPhoPho1.1, whole genome shotgun sequence genome:
- the CAMK2N1 gene encoding calcium/calmodulin-dependent protein kinase II inhibitor 1 has protein sequence MSEVLPYGDEKLSPYGDGGDVGQIFSCRLQDTNNFFGAGQNKRPPKLGQIGRSKRVVIEDDRIDDVLKNMTDKAPPGV, from the exons ATGTCGGAGGTGCTGCCCTACGGCGACGAGAAGCTGAGCCCCTACGGCGACGGCGGCGACGTGGGCCAGATCTTCTCCTGCCGCCTGCAGGACACCAACAACTTCTTCGGCGCCGGGCAGAACAAGCGGCCGCCCAAGCTGGGCCAGATCGGCCGGAGCAAGCGGG TTGTTATTGAAGATGATAGGATTGATGACGTGCTGAAAAATATGACAGACAAGGCACCTCCTGGTGTCTAA